From the Daucus carota subsp. sativus chromosome 8, DH1 v3.0, whole genome shotgun sequence genome, one window contains:
- the LOC108199383 gene encoding protein root UVB sensitive 1, chloroplastic, giving the protein MDFISAPSFSPAISFPPPRLFKPPPLTSLLFHRPPPSLRLRNSSLSHSHSHTTLLFNNHGGGGFFGGGGDDGGSNPDNHGDSDENSPNHNYSIFFICSSIQLASAYAAQAADNNDDQEDDEFMLYQVKGGNRVRLIPDYFKDVFLIPATKFTTSVSLGNVWLQCRSLFMRLMLPEGFPVSVTSDYLDYSLWRSVQGVAAQVSSVLATQALLYAVGLGKGAIPTAAAVNWVLKDGIGYLSKIFLSKFGRHFDVNPKGWRLFADLLENAAYGLEILTPAFPHLFVPIGAAAGAGRSAAALIQAATRSCFYAGFAAQRNFAEVIAKGEAQGMVSKFVGIMLGIAIANCIQSSTSLSLASFGVITWIHMFCNLKSYQSIQLRTLNPYRANLVFGEYLLSGLVPSVKEVNAEEPFFPAVPVLNVKSEYKAQPTVLSAEAKLAAADIERRLHLGSKLSGLVRNKEDALALFDLYKEEGYILTEHEGKFCVVLKEISSSHDMLKSLFHVNYLYWLEKNVGIKSLGASDDCRPGGKLQISLEYVQREFNHVKCDGELAGWVTEGLIARPAPHRIRPGYLSSAVKC; this is encoded by the exons CATTCACACACAACTCTTCTCTTCAATAACCACGGCGGCGGCGGTTTTTTCGGCGGTGGCGGAGATGACGGCGGCTCTAATCCCGATAACCACGGTGATTCGGATGAAAACTCTCCTAACCACAATTATTCTATATTTTTCATCTGTTCGTCTATTCAATTAGCTTCTGCTTATGCTGCACAAGCAGCTGATAATAATGATGATCAAGAGGATGATGAATTTATGTTGTATCAAGTCAAGGGAGGAAATAGAGTTAGGCTAATACCTGATTATTTCAAAGATGTGTTTCTTATTCCTGCTACCAAATTTACCACGTCGGTGTCGTTAGGGAATGTGTGGTTGCAATGTCGCTCTTTGTTTATGCGATTAATGCTGCCTGAAGGCTTTCCTGTTAGTGTCACTAGTGACTATTTGGACTACTCTCTTTGGAGAAGTGTTCAAGGTGTGGCTGCTCAAGTCAGCAGTGTCCTTGCTACTCAG GCTTTGCTTTACGCTGTTGGATTGGGTAAAGGGGCTATTCCAACTGCTGCGGCTGTCAATTGGGTGCTGAAGGATGGAATTGGGTATCtcagtaaaatatttttgtcaaaGTTCGGTCGTCATTTTGATGTGAATCCGAAGGGCTGGAGGTTGTTTGCTGACCTGCTAGAAAATGCTGCGTATGGATTAGAGATTCTTACTCCAGCATTTCCCCATTTGTTTGTTCCTATTGGTGCTGCTGCTGGAGCTGGAAGATCTGCAGCTGCTCTGATCCAG GCTGCTACAAGAAGCTGTTTCTATGCAGGCTTTGCTGCTCAGAGGAATTTTGCAGAG GTAATAGCAAAGGGCGAAGCTCAGGGTATGGTCAGCAAATTTGTTGGCATAATGCTTGGCATAGCAATTGCTAACTGCATACAGTCTTCGACCAGTCTTTCTCTTGCATCTTTCGGTGTTATAACCTGGATCCACATGTTCTGTAATCTAAAGTCATATCAGTCCATCCAACTTAGAACTCTGAATCCATATCGAGCAA ACTTGGTCTTTGGTGAATATCTGCTCAGTGGTTTAGTACCTTCAGTAAAAGAAGTCAATGCTGAAGAACCATTTTTTCCTGCTGTTCCAGTTCTTAATGTCAAATCTGAATATAAG GCACAACCAACAGTACTATCAGCTGAAGCTAAGCTTGCAGCTGCTGATATTGAACGCCGATTGCATCTAGGTTCTAAATTATCTGGTTTGGTGAGAAATAAGGAGGACGCACTTGCACTGTTTGACCTGTACAAAGAGGAAGGCTACATTCTTACTGAGCATGAGGGAAAATTTTGT GTGGTGTTGAAAGAGATCTCCTCTTCACATGATATGCTGAAGTCATTATTTCATGTCAATTATCTGTATTGGTTGGAGAAGAATGTTGGAATTAAATCACTTGGTGCATCGGATGATTGTAGACCAGGGGGGAAGCTCCAGATTTCGCTGGAGTATGTCCAACGTGAATTTAACCATGTCAAATGTGATGGAGAGCTAGCTGGTTGGGTAACAGAAGGTCTAATAGCAAGACCAGCACCTCATAGGATCCGACCAGGCTATCTATCCTCTGCTGTTAAATGCTAA
- the LOC108197608 gene encoding lysine-specific demethylase JMJ32, with the protein MEEKMRKLWEETRELSLGTTTQIPRLETPPTPLQFLRDYVSPNKPLIISSATLHWPATTLWSSPDYLLNTLSASSVSLHLTPSGNADSLTPLPHSPHSPCFASPHVEKVPFKDALDAIKASRVGDDQCVVAYAQQQNDCLRAEYSAVAGDCEEHIGWASEALGCRPEAVNLWIGNELSETWFHKDHYENLYAVVTGEKHFLLLPPTDVHRMYIRDYPAAQYHYSKDTGKFELELEDPIRYVPWCSVNPYPSPDTEKGDMARFPLYFEGPKPFECTVKAGEILYLPSMWFHHVRQTPDSRGLTVAVNYWYDMQFDMKYAYFNFLQSITCSGFVDVTNQENQCSKSCAGTDIEDGSDVAHIASGYDSDVSDDIVKT; encoded by the exons ATGGAAGAGAAAATGAGAAAGCTATGGGAAGAAACACGAGAGCTAAGCTTGGGAACTACCACCCAAATCCCCCGTCTTGAAACCCCACCAACCCCTCTCCAGTTCCTCCGTGATTACGTCTCCCCAAACAAGCCCTTAATCATCTCCTCCGCCACTCTTCACTGGCCAGCCACCACTCTCTGGTCTTCCCCTGATTACCTCCTCAATACCCTCTCAGCCTCCTCCGTATCCCTCCACCTCACTCCCTCCGGAAACGCCGATTCCCTCACCCCTTTACCCCATTCCCCTCATTCCCCCTGTTTCGCCTCACCCCATGTCGAGAAAGTCCCTTTTAAGGACGCCCTTGACGCGATAAAGGCTTCGCGTGTCGGAGATGATCAATGTGTGGTGGCTTATGCTCAGCAGCAGAATGATTGTTTGAGGGCTGAGTATTCTGCTGTTGCTGGGGACTGTGAGGAGCATATTGGATGGGCTTCTGAGGCGCTGGGGTGTAGGCCTGAGGCGGTTAATTTGTGGATTGGGAATGAGCTTTCAGAGACTTGGTTTCATAAGGATCATTATGAGAATCTCTATGCTGTTGTTACTGGGGAGAAGCATTTCTTGCTTCTTCCTCCTACTGATGTTCATCGAATGTATATTCGGGACTATCCTGCTGCTCAGTATCACTACTCTAAG GATACAGGGAAGTTTGAGTTGGAACTGGAGGATCCAATCAGATATGTTCCATGGTGTAGTGTAAACCCATACCCTTCACCGGACACTGAAAAAGGAGATATGGCTAGATTCCCTTTGTATTTTGAGGGACCAAAGCCATTCGAGTGTACCGTTAAGGCTGGCGAGATTCTTTATCT GCCAAGTATGTGGTTTCATCATGTAAGACAGACTCCAGATAGCAGAGGCCTGACTGTTGCCGTAAATTATT GGTATGATATGCAATTTGATATGAAGTATGCTTACTTCAACTTCTTGCAATCAATTACTTGCTCTGGGTTTGTTGATGTGACAAACCAAGAAAATCAGTGTTCGAAATCATGTGCTGGAACTGACATAGAAGATGGCTCAGACGTGGCGCATATAGCAAGTGGCTACGATTCAGATGTCAGTGATGACATTGTAAAGACATGA